One segment of Fimbriiglobus ruber DNA contains the following:
- a CDS encoding IS66 family transposase: MNLSASTDGNDSGREVATPAAASWPEVIAGIRDDDRTPLVLLLLKVIEEYSQRIADLETELTQLTGEITQLKGGPKKPASNSKPSKLSKPFTPPLPDGKRPGSQKRSKTHDLPIHAEVPVTPKPLPPDAKLLRRDAFVVQDLVIKTHNTRYWLETWQAPTGEWIRGELPAGIRGHFGPGLLGFVLQQHYAAHVPQSRLLEELRDYGVDISAGQVNNMLTENHAAFHAEKDALLPTALQVFTCLNVDDSGAPHQGRYGSCLCICNEFFTSFHSSDTKERSKFLDVLRCGRIDYVLNEHAWAYLTRQGLPAKIWPLLQAEVSTGDVGERPFVTRTFADVSAWNQHLDGLGIDNAKHRQTMTEAALLGSAIAHGLSPNLGLVSDGSAIYALFVHGLCWIHQERNLAKLTPCGREQCQAMEEVLTAVWQLYADLKAYRLAPTPSQAELLRARFDAIVGRTTIWPELNAALQRMAGKKADLLRVLDRPDLPLHTNTAERDFRDWATKRKISAGTRGELGKRCRDTFLSLKSTCKKLGVRFTSYLQDRILKAGELLPLSELVRQRAAGSATI, translated from the coding sequence ATGAACCTTTCCGCGAGTACTGACGGCAACGACTCCGGCCGGGAGGTGGCAACACCCGCGGCGGCGTCATGGCCAGAAGTCATCGCGGGCATCCGCGACGACGACAGAACCCCTCTCGTGCTTCTCTTGCTGAAGGTGATCGAAGAGTACTCCCAACGCATTGCGGATCTCGAAACCGAACTTACGCAACTCACGGGAGAGATCACACAACTCAAGGGAGGTCCGAAGAAACCCGCGTCCAACAGCAAGCCCAGCAAGTTAAGCAAGCCCTTCACTCCTCCATTGCCCGATGGCAAGAGGCCCGGTTCGCAGAAGCGTTCGAAGACCCACGATCTGCCGATTCACGCCGAGGTTCCGGTCACGCCGAAACCGTTGCCGCCCGACGCGAAGTTGTTGCGTCGCGATGCGTTCGTCGTGCAGGATCTGGTGATCAAAACACACAACACGCGGTATTGGTTGGAAACCTGGCAGGCGCCGACGGGGGAGTGGATTCGTGGCGAACTGCCGGCGGGAATTCGCGGGCATTTCGGTCCCGGATTGCTTGGTTTCGTGTTGCAACAGCATTACGCGGCCCACGTTCCCCAGAGTCGCCTTCTCGAAGAATTGCGGGATTACGGCGTCGACATTTCCGCGGGCCAAGTCAACAACATGTTGACCGAGAATCACGCGGCGTTTCACGCAGAGAAGGACGCCTTGTTGCCGACGGCCTTGCAGGTTTTCACCTGCCTGAACGTGGACGATTCGGGGGCTCCCCACCAGGGACGTTACGGTTCGTGTCTGTGCATTTGCAATGAATTCTTCACGTCCTTCCACAGCAGCGACACGAAAGAGCGGAGCAAATTCCTGGATGTGCTGCGTTGCGGTCGGATCGATTATGTGCTGAACGAGCATGCCTGGGCCTACCTGACGCGACAGGGGTTGCCTGCCAAAATCTGGCCGTTGTTGCAAGCCGAGGTGTCGACCGGCGACGTGGGGGAGCGTCCGTTCGTGACACGGACGTTCGCGGATGTGTCGGCCTGGAATCAGCATTTGGATGGCCTGGGAATCGACAACGCGAAGCATCGTCAAACGATGACGGAGGCGGCGTTGCTGGGCAGCGCGATTGCTCACGGCCTATCGCCGAACTTGGGCCTCGTCAGCGATGGCTCGGCGATTTATGCCCTGTTCGTTCATGGCTTGTGCTGGATTCACCAGGAACGCAATCTGGCCAAGTTGACGCCGTGTGGCCGTGAGCAATGTCAAGCGATGGAAGAGGTGTTGACGGCGGTCTGGCAACTGTACGCCGACTTGAAGGCGTATCGTTTGGCGCCGACGCCGAGCCAGGCCGAGTTGCTGCGAGCGCGTTTCGATGCCATCGTCGGCCGCACGACCATCTGGCCGGAGTTGAACGCGGCGTTGCAGCGTATGGCGGGCAAGAAAGCGGACTTGTTACGGGTTCTGGATCGTCCGGACCTGCCGCTGCACACCAACACGGCCGAGCGTGATTTTCGGGACTGGGCGACGAAGCGGAAGATCAGTGCCGGCACGCGTGGCGAGTTGGGCAAGCGTTGCCGGGATACGTTTTTGAGTTTGAAGTCGACGTGCAAGAAGCTGGGAGTTCGCTTTACGTCCTACCTTCAGGATCGAATCCTGAAGGCGGGAGAGTTACTTCCTTTATCGGAGTTGGTCCGCCAGAGAGCGGCCGGTTCCGCAACGATATAG
- a CDS encoding DUF2071 domain-containing protein, with translation MADHLAFTSELLTRPPVAGWDVEASLEHFAIVSYAVPPQRVRPHVYPGFDLDYFPGPNGDPLVWVSMVPFEDQDFRFVAVPWLRFRFGQTNYRTYVIDRSTGRRAVWFFGTTLDSWTVTIPRHAWKLPWHRGRVRFDCAFDSQAGRYTAYRMATRATWGPVELELEDSGVPVSVIPGYADLEAGLVALTHPLVGVYYRRDGRLGTYRIWHDRLRCTSGRVIRARIGLFDRLGLVPYSEQACPHSVLLQHRTEFTIYLPPGRYQAAG, from the coding sequence TTGGCCGACCACCTGGCTTTCACCAGCGAACTCTTGACCCGCCCGCCGGTCGCGGGCTGGGACGTCGAGGCGTCGCTGGAGCATTTCGCCATCGTCTCCTACGCCGTGCCGCCGCAACGGGTCCGGCCCCACGTCTACCCGGGGTTCGACCTGGACTATTTCCCCGGGCCGAACGGCGACCCGCTGGTTTGGGTCTCGATGGTGCCGTTCGAGGATCAGGACTTCCGGTTCGTCGCCGTCCCGTGGCTCCGGTTTCGGTTCGGGCAGACGAACTATCGAACGTATGTGATCGACCGCTCGACCGGCCGCCGAGCCGTCTGGTTCTTCGGCACCACCCTCGACTCGTGGACCGTAACCATCCCGCGGCACGCCTGGAAACTGCCGTGGCACCGCGGCCGGGTGCGGTTCGATTGCGCTTTCGACTCGCAGGCCGGCCGGTATACGGCGTACCGAATGGCGACCCGCGCGACGTGGGGGCCGGTGGAACTGGAGTTGGAAGACTCGGGCGTACCGGTGAGCGTCATCCCCGGGTACGCCGATCTGGAAGCGGGGCTCGTGGCGCTAACGCATCCCCTGGTCGGCGTCTACTACCGACGAGACGGCCGGCTGGGAACGTACCGGATCTGGCACGACCGGCTCCGCTGCACCTCGGGGAGAGTGATTCGGGCACGGATCGGTTTGTTCGACCGGCTGGGACTGGTGCCGTACAGCGAACAGGCGTGCCCGCACAGCGTCCTGCTCCAACACCGGACGGAATTCACCATCTACCTGCCACCCGGCCGGTACCAAGCCGCCGGGTGA
- a CDS encoding protein kinase domain-containing protein encodes MVKSTNDLVLLETVDLEIPKARPVDAAVSKLLAWMLDTWVVLPEEWDELSQLVRSNIQNSATIEELTNQLVAHKLLTRFQADLLHRGKWDELILGHYRLLGQIGRGGMGVVYCAEHLYLRRRVAIKVTTQMIEDNPRLLHRFYAESRAVARLRHPNIVTCLDSGRHQWADSTKPPRDYFVMELLNGQDLFSLVRTTGPLPVYRVATLFRQIADALAEAHRHGLVHRDIKPPNIFVTPDWQAKLLDFGLALQPHRQLTEPGALLGTVGYMAPEQAKDAHAVDGRADLFSLGATMFLAATGAEPFPESGNVLADLGRRLTGAPPDVLTVRPELPVDLAALIQKLMETNPEDRFPSAAALSAALVPFTRWTPHEAVAADGREKATRVLAVGPDDTTRNYLEALLGDEFRVFWARSSKDMLTVLERRAVDLVVIDVASPDSGVAELLATIRAHTPDPELKILLVSRDTPTETLGGLLACGADDFLAHPFRPVEFRSRVRALLGRRKAAQDTSTPGPGTRPVDITVTPAVGAHAPVAHPWNVMITAVAELLAESGYLAAGFQHRISRYVQALAVMTDPEGEYARLQDAAYVNVLTVAAPLYDIGLLVLPGGLVMKPGRLDADEQMVMQTHVSIGAGLMGGMAAKLPTESAGLAVAADLIRGHHERWDGSGYPDQLAGSEIPLAARVTAVASVYDALRSRRPYRPALSHAHAVRVIANESPGRFDPAILAAFAASAPRFEDVFKRYS; translated from the coding sequence ATGGTGAAGAGTACGAACGACCTCGTCCTCCTGGAAACGGTCGATCTCGAGATCCCGAAGGCTCGCCCGGTCGACGCGGCCGTGTCCAAACTCCTCGCCTGGATGCTGGATACCTGGGTCGTCCTCCCGGAAGAGTGGGACGAACTCTCGCAGCTCGTCCGGTCCAACATCCAGAACAGTGCGACGATCGAGGAGCTCACCAACCAGCTCGTCGCGCACAAACTCCTCACCCGCTTCCAGGCCGACCTGCTCCACCGCGGGAAGTGGGACGAACTCATCCTCGGGCACTATCGGCTGCTCGGGCAGATCGGCCGGGGCGGGATGGGCGTCGTCTACTGCGCCGAACACCTGTACCTCCGCCGCCGGGTGGCGATCAAAGTCACCACCCAGATGATCGAGGACAACCCCCGGCTCCTTCACCGCTTCTACGCCGAGTCCCGGGCCGTCGCCCGCCTCCGGCACCCGAACATCGTGACCTGCCTGGACAGCGGGCGGCACCAGTGGGCGGACTCGACGAAGCCGCCCCGCGACTACTTCGTGATGGAACTGCTCAACGGGCAGGACCTGTTCTCGCTCGTCCGGACCACCGGGCCGCTCCCCGTCTACCGGGTGGCCACGCTGTTCCGGCAGATCGCGGACGCGCTGGCCGAGGCCCACCGGCACGGGCTGGTCCACCGGGACATCAAGCCGCCGAACATCTTCGTCACCCCGGACTGGCAGGCCAAGCTGCTCGACTTCGGGCTCGCCCTCCAGCCGCACCGCCAGCTGACCGAGCCGGGTGCCCTGCTCGGGACGGTCGGGTACATGGCCCCCGAGCAGGCCAAGGACGCGCACGCCGTCGACGGCCGGGCCGACCTGTTCTCGCTCGGGGCGACGATGTTCCTGGCGGCCACCGGGGCCGAGCCGTTCCCCGAGAGCGGGAACGTCCTCGCCGACCTGGGCCGGCGGCTGACAGGCGCGCCCCCGGACGTCCTGACGGTCCGCCCGGAACTCCCGGTTGATTTGGCCGCGCTCATCCAGAAGCTCATGGAGACGAACCCCGAGGACCGGTTCCCGTCGGCCGCCGCGCTGTCCGCCGCGCTCGTCCCGTTCACCCGCTGGACCCCGCACGAGGCGGTCGCCGCGGACGGCCGCGAGAAGGCGACCCGGGTTCTGGCCGTCGGCCCGGACGACACGACCCGGAACTACCTCGAAGCCCTGCTCGGGGACGAGTTCCGCGTCTTCTGGGCCCGCAGCAGCAAGGACATGCTCACCGTACTCGAACGGCGGGCCGTCGACCTGGTCGTGATCGACGTCGCCTCGCCGGACAGCGGGGTCGCGGAACTGCTCGCGACCATCCGGGCGCACACGCCGGACCCCGAACTGAAGATCCTGCTCGTGTCCCGGGACACCCCGACCGAGACCCTCGGCGGCTTGCTCGCCTGCGGGGCCGACGACTTCCTCGCCCACCCGTTCCGTCCGGTCGAGTTCCGCTCCCGCGTCCGGGCCCTGCTGGGCCGCCGGAAAGCGGCTCAGGACACGTCAACCCCCGGACCCGGCACCCGGCCGGTCGACATCACCGTCACCCCGGCGGTGGGCGCCCACGCGCCGGTCGCCCACCCGTGGAACGTGATGATTACGGCGGTGGCCGAGCTGCTGGCCGAGTCCGGCTACCTGGCCGCCGGGTTCCAGCACCGGATCTCCCGGTACGTCCAGGCGCTGGCCGTCATGACCGACCCGGAGGGCGAGTACGCGCGACTCCAGGACGCGGCTTACGTGAACGTCCTGACCGTGGCCGCCCCACTGTACGACATCGGGCTCCTGGTCCTGCCGGGGGGACTGGTGATGAAGCCGGGCCGCCTGGACGCGGACGAGCAAATGGTGATGCAGACGCACGTCTCGATCGGGGCCGGGTTGATGGGCGGGATGGCGGCCAAGCTCCCGACGGAGTCGGCCGGCCTGGCGGTCGCGGCCGACTTGATCCGGGGCCACCACGAGCGGTGGGACGGGTCCGGGTACCCGGACCAGCTCGCCGGGTCGGAGATCCCGCTGGCCGCGCGGGTGACGGCGGTGGCGTCGGTGTACGACGCGCTGCGGTCCCGCCGCCCGTACCGCCCGGCCCTGAGCCACGCCCACGCCGTGCGGGTGATCGCGAACGAGAGCCCCGGCCGGTTCGACCCGGCGATTCTGGCCGCGTTCGCCGCCTCGGCCCCGCGGTTTGAGGACGTGTTCAAGCGCTATTCGTGA
- a CDS encoding flavin reductase family protein: MKIRKKKDFPADKVRRFLEPGPVVLVSSAHRGDRDIMTLGWHMMLGYDQIGCYIWDQNHSFSLIRGSKECVINVPTADMADAVIKVGNSHGPGVDKFREFGLTPVDATEVGAPLIAECYASFECRLADASRIDKLGLFVFEVVKAHVAPSPRYPTTLHYRGDGVFMISGRNVNYKKRFRPENL; encoded by the coding sequence GTGAAAATTCGCAAGAAGAAGGACTTCCCGGCCGACAAGGTCCGCCGGTTCCTGGAACCGGGGCCCGTCGTCCTGGTGAGTTCCGCGCACCGCGGCGACCGGGACATCATGACGCTCGGCTGGCACATGATGCTGGGCTACGACCAGATCGGCTGCTACATCTGGGACCAGAACCACAGTTTCTCGCTGATCCGCGGTAGCAAGGAGTGCGTTATCAACGTCCCGACCGCGGACATGGCGGACGCGGTCATCAAGGTCGGCAACAGCCACGGGCCCGGCGTCGACAAGTTCCGGGAGTTCGGCCTCACCCCGGTCGACGCCACGGAAGTCGGAGCCCCGCTCATCGCCGAGTGCTACGCGAGTTTCGAGTGCCGGCTGGCCGACGCGAGTCGGATCGACAAACTCGGCTTGTTCGTGTTCGAGGTGGTGAAGGCCCACGTCGCGCCGTCGCCGCGTTACCCGACGACACTTCACTATCGCGGGGACGGGGTGTTCATGATTTCGGGGCGAAACGTCAATTACAAGAAGCGGTTCCGGCCGGAGAATCTGTAG
- the dcd gene encoding dCTP deaminase — protein MILSDREIKAAIKRGAIRLSPTPDESMWSSTAVDLRLAPQINQWKRPTLGGVDIPIRPADEKYSFPALQRECCPETTITDQGYVLAAGKFILGWTIEKIRLPHHSKIAARVEGKSSLARLGLGVHVTAPTIHAGFGDRTIPKDYPGNPIQLEIWNVGPLDIVLVSGMKICQLIFESVEGTPDIGYTGQFADQGTGTSSAS, from the coding sequence ATGATCCTTTCAGATCGAGAGATCAAGGCTGCAATTAAACGTGGAGCAATCCGGCTGTCGCCGACGCCGGACGAAAGCATGTGGTCATCCACCGCCGTCGATTTACGGCTTGCTCCCCAAATCAACCAGTGGAAACGCCCGACACTCGGCGGGGTGGACATCCCGATCCGCCCCGCCGACGAAAAATACAGCTTTCCGGCACTCCAAAGAGAATGCTGCCCCGAAACAACCATTACCGATCAGGGCTACGTGCTGGCAGCCGGGAAATTCATACTGGGCTGGACGATTGAAAAGATCCGGCTCCCACACCACTCCAAAATAGCGGCCCGAGTCGAAGGTAAAAGTAGTCTCGCCAGACTTGGACTCGGTGTGCATGTTACGGCCCCCACGATCCACGCGGGGTTTGGCGACAGGACGATCCCGAAAGACTATCCCGGCAACCCGATCCAGCTCGAAATTTGGAACGTCGGCCCGCTGGACATCGTACTCGTCTCGGGCATGAAAATCTGCCAGCTCATCTTTGAATCAGTGGAAGGCACACCCGATATCGGCTACACGGGCCAATTTGCCGACCAAGGGACGGGAACTTCATCCGCTTCCTAG